A portion of the Trachemys scripta elegans isolate TJP31775 chromosome 9, CAS_Tse_1.0, whole genome shotgun sequence genome contains these proteins:
- the SNX12 gene encoding sorting nexin-12 encodes MADAAVADTRRLNSKPQDLTDAYGPPSNFLEIDIFNPQTVGVGRARYTSYELRMRTNLPIFKLKESCVRRRYSDFEWLKSELERDSKIVVPPLPGKALKRQLPFRGDEGIFEESFIEERRQGLEQFINKIAGHPLAQNERCLHMFLQEETIDRNYVPGKVRQ; translated from the exons ATGGCGGACGCGGCGGTGGCCGATACCCGGCGCCTCAACTCGAAGCCGCAGGACCTGACGGACGCGTACGGGCCGCCCAGCAACTTCCTGGAGATCGACATCTTCAACCCGCAGACCGTGGGCGTGGGCCGGGCGCGCTACACCAGCTACGAGCTCCGCATGCGG ACAAACCTCCCTATCTTCAAACTGAAAGAGTCTTGTGTGAGGAGGCGATACAGTGACTTTGAATGGCTGAAGAGTGAGCTGGAGCGAGACAGTAAG ATTGTAGTGCCACCGCTGCCTGGAAAAGCCTTGAAACGACAGCTTCCATTTCGAGGAGATGAGGGGATCTTCGAGGAGTCTTTCAttgaggagaggaggcagggacTAGAACAGTTTATTAACAA AATCGCTGGACACCCACTGGCACAGAACGAGCGCTGCTTACACATGTTCCTGCAAGAGGAAACTATAGATAGGAATTACGTCCCAGGCAAAGTCCGCCAGTAG